The following are encoded together in the Rhodothermaceae bacterium genome:
- a CDS encoding glycoside hydrolase family 32 protein, whose product MISVGQDAGLMQRMPYISSSHESRLETCSMALRFRNFLTLSVILVCFGHYQSTAQEVTYQELFRPQFHFSPAINWMNDPNGMVYYDGEYHLFYQHNPEGIRWGHMSWGHAISTDLVHWTHMPLALPETDSTMAFSGSAVVDWQNTSGFSTSEEPPLVAIYTAHYPDQRKQAQYLAYSNDRGRTWIPYENNPVLDIGMADFRDPKVFWYAPEEKWVMVIALSLERKLHFYESRDLKEWNFLSSFGPAGNADGIWECPDLFELDIENEPGVSRWVLEVDQGSEAIAGGSGGQYFVGDFDGTTFTPGHSDTRWVDYGKDFYAAVSWSDVPADDGRRIWLGWMNNWLYANDIPTYPWRSAQSIPRTLTLRRIDDELHLVQRPVEELQTLRRDQLRIEDQILTGVMDLGEAFARKSMELLVEFEIGDSDEVGLRVHTSDDEATEVSFNFLRGTISVNRRESGKIDFHPTFSGHYHGPVHGFKTRVQLHIFVDWSSIEVFAEDGAVVFTNQIFPAMESNRLELYAKGGPARLVSLDVWTLDSIWK is encoded by the coding sequence GTGATTTCTGTCGGGCAAGATGCCGGTCTGATGCAACGAATGCCCTATATTTCAAGTTCTCATGAATCACGACTAGAGACCTGTAGCATGGCACTTCGATTTCGCAATTTCCTGACCCTGTCAGTCATCCTCGTCTGCTTTGGTCATTACCAAAGCACGGCCCAAGAAGTGACGTATCAGGAGCTATTTCGACCGCAATTCCATTTCTCACCCGCCATCAACTGGATGAATGACCCAAACGGGATGGTGTATTATGATGGAGAGTACCACCTTTTTTACCAGCACAACCCCGAAGGTATTCGATGGGGACACATGAGCTGGGGCCACGCAATCAGCACAGATTTGGTCCACTGGACGCACATGCCACTTGCACTCCCAGAGACGGATAGCACGATGGCATTTTCTGGAAGTGCCGTGGTAGACTGGCAGAATACATCCGGCTTCTCTACTTCCGAAGAACCTCCCCTAGTTGCCATCTATACCGCACATTACCCCGACCAGAGAAAACAAGCGCAATATCTTGCTTATAGTAATGACCGCGGAAGAACATGGATACCCTATGAAAATAACCCCGTACTTGATATTGGGATGGCGGACTTCAGGGATCCAAAGGTGTTCTGGTATGCCCCCGAGGAAAAATGGGTCATGGTTATCGCGTTATCCCTTGAGCGAAAACTCCACTTCTATGAATCCAGGGACCTAAAGGAATGGAATTTTTTAAGCTCCTTCGGACCTGCTGGCAATGCAGACGGGATTTGGGAATGTCCCGATCTATTTGAGCTGGATATAGAGAATGAGCCGGGCGTGTCGCGCTGGGTACTTGAGGTGGATCAGGGAAGCGAGGCGATCGCGGGAGGATCCGGTGGCCAATACTTCGTGGGAGACTTTGATGGGACGACCTTCACGCCAGGGCATTCGGATACACGTTGGGTGGACTACGGAAAAGATTTCTATGCTGCTGTGTCCTGGTCAGATGTACCGGCAGACGACGGACGTAGGATTTGGTTGGGATGGATGAACAACTGGTTGTACGCAAACGATATTCCGACCTACCCATGGCGAAGTGCGCAAAGCATTCCACGTACATTAACCCTGCGGCGCATCGACGATGAACTGCACCTAGTCCAGCGCCCTGTGGAAGAATTACAGACCTTGCGCCGAGATCAATTGCGGATCGAAGATCAGATTCTCACTGGTGTCATGGATCTTGGAGAAGCGTTTGCTAGGAAGTCGATGGAGCTTCTGGTTGAATTCGAGATCGGAGATAGCGACGAGGTTGGCCTTCGTGTTCACACTTCAGATGACGAGGCGACCGAGGTCAGCTTTAACTTCCTGCGCGGAACGATTTCTGTTAATCGCCGCGAGTCAGGGAAGATAGATTTTCACCCGACCTTTTCGGGACACTATCATGGCCCGGTACATGGATTTAAAACCCGGGTCCAACTGCATATTTTTGTGGACTGGTCTTCCATTGAAGTATTTGCCGAGGATGGGGCCGTTGTTTTTACGAACCAGATCTTCCCCGCAATGGAGAGTAACCGTCTGGAGCTCTACGCAAAAGGAGGTCCGGCACGTTTGGTATCACTGGATGTCTGGACACTGGACTCAATCTGGAAATAG
- a CDS encoding leucine-rich repeat protein produces MPDTRAQTVDICDRTAEVEAEILDEIDVSGLTCDAVTSAQLSSVSTLDLSNKSITSLDEDDFDGLSGLATLYLNNNSLSSLHEELFDGLSSLTTLSLQRNSSLSSLDEELFDGLSSLVTLNLNNNSLSSLEEDLFDGLSSLETLNLRSNSLSSLHEDIFDGLSSLVTLTLDGNSLTSLHVDIFDGLSSLVTMDLSSNSLGSPPADLFDGLSSLTTLDLSFSGLTSLDKDLFDGLSSLTTLYLYFNSLTSLDEDLFDGLASLVTLSLHFNSLSSLPGDLFDGLSSLVTLNLNNNSLSSLPGDLFDGLSSIVTLNLSSNSLTSLDEDLLNGLSSLTTLNLRTNSLSSLPANIFEGIEGLSVELGRNPIICLPQTIVDLVNEGKITITGYSPIVVCTTQEVVLMLTSTVIPEAGGSTAVTAKLDAKSGAVTTVEVSVVPDSPASTSDYTLSSNTTLTIAAGELLSTGVVTITAVDNSIDAPDKTYQVGGTAQNAIGVTGPSGVTLTITDDDEASGITLMVVPSKVNEDAGRTDVMVTATLDAARGTDTEVTVAVGDVTASGRTGSLVVITDTEVTVGDNTAVAGTDYSAVSSFDITISANQLSGAGSFAFTPIPDDIDEPNERVLITGATPVEGFAVTGTTLTILDENPSPEVTLVLTPATIVEAGGRTVVTATLSAVSSAETTVAVSVVPDSPATTSDYAVSQNTTLTIAANTTTSTGEVTITAVDNTIDLPDKMFQVGGSAQNVQGVIGPSNVTLTIADDDEASEITLTVAPSEVNEDAGSMDVVVTAKLDAVRSTDTDVTVMVGDGTAVAGTDYSAVSSIEITILANQFSGAGTFAFVPTADDIDEPDETVLITGMTSVGVLAVTGTTLTITDEDPSPTMTLTLSPATISEAGGVSTVTASLDRPSSEETTVTIFAEPQDLRTLFDYRLSANPMLTIAAGSTISIGEVTITAIDNQVDTADRKVMVQGTAVNAQGIPPSTEVVLTIIDDDEATGVALAVAPSEVNEDAGSTAVTVTATLDVARGADTEVTVSVGDGIAAAGTDYSAVSSFDITISADQISGAGRFTITPTPDNIDEPDETVLVTGTTPVEGMNVTGTVLMLTDEDPAPVATLTVSPASISEAGGVSTVTARLDRPSSEETAVTITVQPQEPATTSDYSLSSNRTLTIAAGATTSTGEVTITAVDNDVHTADKMVTVQGAATNAQGITPPAEIVLTITNQTETAPVARDVTVTAIEDTPYRFQVSDFGYSDPDGDPLRGVRITARPQVGTLTLEGTEVVANTLVAVEQIGVGALVFVPVVDGYGLPYTSFTFQVSDGTLESHSSATLTVVVESVNDAATGQPEILGYMQVGEPLRVSTQEITDVDGTSNAERGSPPYNYRYQWFRMKARQPLPISGADADTYVPVAADVGARLVVRVRFLDDAGFSEDLSSSPREVLQTGRIRQAWMARFGRVVADQILEATACDGRQSRPGPNGVYLAGHPVALSSLPHYVRLKRKDLDSIVPSSGESGPVMTHTLIQPNLVRGTSFRHVGNPEADQGVTFWGQGARSRFQGSENASKIDGVITSGMVGANWRRHGISLGVLANYTNADGGYDFGSDSGQVSGRLTGVYPNVCYVISSRVRVWAVTGYGRGDLTLDGGGARRFQSPLHLMMGGGGVYGRVRTIASRLELGLRSDALVVRTTASQTEALSRDVAQMTRLRLGLKGTVRGMQLGRDVRIEPALEIAVRHDGGDADTGFGIDMSAGLVVSTSTRGLSMEVQARGVLTHQAPGLHEQGMVAAVIWDPTPYSESGIHVRLEQTMGTEVFGGTDRLLRAETLETHFMDASDSGKFGPGDFRLEAGYGFKVLRGRLVTQPEVGLEWRESRRRYQMGWEFAFAHTNPTHLRLFVGATGRDSMTEKTQFQHQIRLQLRRIW; encoded by the coding sequence GTGCCTGATACTCGTGCCCAGACAGTAGATATTTGTGACCGGACGGCTGAAGTGGAAGCAGAAATACTAGATGAAATAGATGTAAGTGGTTTGACATGCGACGCAGTTACTTCAGCTCAGTTATCAAGCGTCAGTACCTTGGATTTAAGCAACAAGAGTATCACATCGTTGGATGAAGATGATTTTGACGGGCTCTCCGGCTTAGCCACGTTGTACTTAAACAATAATTCTCTCAGCAGCTTGCATGAGGAACTCTTTGACGGACTCTCCAGCTTAACAACGCTAAGCTTACAACGAAATAGTTCTCTCAGTAGCTTGGACGAGGAACTCTTTGACGGACTCTCCAGCTTGGTAACACTGAACTTGAACAATAATTCTCTCAGCAGTCTGGAGGAGGATCTCTTTGACGGGCTCTCCAGCTTGGAAACACTGAACTTAAGGTCCAACTCTCTCAGCAGCTTGCATGAGGATATCTTTGACGGACTCTCCAGCTTAGTAACGCTAACCTTGGACGGGAATTCCCTGACCAGTCTTCACGTGGATATCTTCGACGGACTCTCCAGCTTAGTAACAATGGACTTGAGCAGCAATTCCCTCGGCAGCCCGCCTGCAGATCTCTTTGACGGACTCTCCAGCCTAACAACGCTGGACTTAAGCTTCAGTGGTCTCACCAGCCTGGATAAGGATCTCTTTGACGGACTCTCCAGCTTAACAACGCTGTACTTATACTTTAATAGTCTCACCAGTCTGGACGAGGATCTTTTTGACGGGCTCGCCAGCTTAGTAACGCTGAGCTTACACTTTAATTCTCTCAGCAGCCTGCCTGGGGATCTTTTTGACGGGCTCTCCAGCTTGGTAACGCTGAACTTGAACAATAATTCTCTCAGCAGCCTGCCTGGGGATCTCTTCGACGGACTCTCGAGCATAGTAACGTTGAACTTAAGCTCTAATTCTCTCACCAGTCTAGACGAGGATCTCCTTAACGGACTCTCCAGCTTAACTACGCTGAACTTAAGAACTAATTCTCTCAGCAGCCTGCCTGCGAACATCTTTGAGGGAATTGAAGGGCTATCAGTAGAGCTTGGCCGTAATCCCATTATCTGCCTGCCTCAAACGATCGTTGATCTGGTAAATGAAGGGAAGATCACGATTACTGGTTATTCGCCTATCGTGGTCTGTACAACCCAAGAGGTGGTCCTGATGTTAACGTCAACAGTCATCCCTGAGGCAGGCGGGAGTACGGCGGTCACAGCTAAGCTGGACGCAAAGTCTGGCGCGGTAACGACGGTCGAGGTGTCAGTGGTCCCGGATTCTCCTGCCTCGACCAGTGATTATACCTTGAGTTCAAACACAACGCTCACGATTGCGGCAGGGGAACTGCTGAGTACGGGGGTGGTCACGATCACGGCAGTAGACAATTCGATTGATGCGCCGGACAAGACGTATCAGGTTGGAGGCACTGCGCAGAATGCAATAGGAGTTACGGGTCCTTCGGGCGTGACGTTGACCATTACCGATGATGACGAGGCCTCCGGGATTACGCTCATGGTTGTCCCCTCTAAAGTGAATGAAGACGCGGGACGCACGGATGTGATGGTGACGGCGACGCTCGATGCCGCGCGGGGCACAGATACTGAGGTAACGGTCGCGGTGGGAGATGTAACCGCATCCGGGCGAACAGGCAGCCTCGTCGTGATCACCGATACCGAGGTGACGGTGGGGGATAATACCGCTGTGGCTGGTACCGACTACAGCGCAGTGTCTTCTTTTGATATTACAATTTCGGCGAATCAGTTATCCGGGGCAGGAAGTTTTGCCTTCACCCCAATTCCAGATGACATTGACGAGCCCAATGAGAGGGTCCTGATCACAGGGGCAACGCCGGTGGAGGGGTTTGCCGTGACCGGAACTACTCTCACGATACTCGACGAAAATCCGTCTCCAGAGGTGACCTTGGTATTAACACCGGCAACCATTGTGGAAGCGGGTGGGCGTACGGTGGTCACGGCGACGCTGAGCGCAGTGTCCAGCGCGGAGACGACGGTCGCGGTTTCGGTGGTCCCGGATTCCCCTGCTACGACCAGTGACTACGCTGTGAGTCAAAACACGACGCTCACGATCGCAGCGAATACAACAACCAGTACAGGGGAGGTCACAATTACGGCGGTAGACAATACGATTGATTTACCGGACAAGATGTTTCAGGTTGGTGGTTCAGCACAGAATGTGCAAGGAGTTATCGGTCCTTCGAATGTGACGTTGACGATTGCCGATGATGACGAGGCCTCCGAGATCACGCTCACGGTTGCTCCTTCTGAGGTGAACGAAGACGCGGGAAGCATGGATGTAGTGGTGACGGCGAAGCTAGATGCTGTGCGGAGCACCGACACCGATGTAACGGTGATGGTGGGGGATGGCACCGCTGTGGCAGGAACCGACTACAGCGCAGTGTCGTCCATTGAAATTACAATTTTGGCGAATCAGTTCTCTGGGGCAGGGACGTTTGCCTTTGTCCCGACTGCGGATGACATCGACGAGCCCGATGAGACGGTCCTGATTACGGGGATGACTTCGGTGGGTGTTCTGGCCGTGACGGGAACCACGCTCACGATCACCGACGAAGATCCATCTCCAACCATGACGCTGACCTTGTCTCCCGCAACCATCAGCGAAGCCGGGGGCGTTTCAACCGTAACGGCAAGTTTGGACCGACCATCCAGTGAAGAGACCACGGTGACGATTTTTGCAGAGCCCCAGGATTTGCGCACCTTGTTCGACTATAGGCTGAGCGCAAACCCGATGCTAACGATTGCTGCAGGAAGTACGATAAGTATCGGGGAGGTGACCATCACCGCGATAGATAATCAGGTTGATACTGCGGACAGGAAGGTAATGGTACAGGGGACCGCGGTCAACGCCCAGGGAATTCCCCCTTCCACAGAGGTCGTGCTGACGATAATTGATGATGACGAGGCCACGGGGGTCGCGCTTGCGGTCGCTCCATCTGAGGTGAATGAAGATGCGGGAAGCACGGCTGTGACCGTGACTGCGACGCTGGATGTCGCGCGCGGGGCCGACACTGAGGTAACGGTATCGGTGGGGGATGGCATCGCTGCGGCAGGAACCGACTACAGCGCAGTGTCGTCCTTTGATATCACAATTTCGGCGGATCAGATTTCCGGGGCTGGGAGGTTTACCATTACTCCAACTCCAGATAACATTGACGAGCCTGATGAGACGGTCTTGGTTACGGGGACGACGCCCGTGGAGGGGATGAATGTGACCGGAACCGTGCTCATGCTCACCGATGAGGATCCGGCCCCCGTGGCAACGCTGACCGTGTCTCCTGCATCCATCAGCGAAGCCGGGGGCGTTTCGACCGTCACGGCACGTCTGGACCGGCCATCCAGTGAAGAGACTGCGGTGACGATCACCGTACAGCCTCAGGAACCGGCCACCACATCTGACTATTCGCTGAGCTCCAACCGGACGCTCACGATTGCGGCCGGAGCAACGACCAGTACGGGAGAGGTGACGATCACCGCGGTGGATAATGATGTGCATACTGCGGACAAAATGGTCACGGTACAGGGAGCCGCGACCAATGCCCAAGGTATAACGCCTCCAGCGGAGATTGTACTCACGATCACCAATCAGACCGAGACGGCGCCCGTTGCCAGAGATGTCACGGTGACGGCAATAGAGGATACTCCGTACCGGTTTCAGGTCTCAGACTTCGGGTATAGTGACCCGGATGGAGATCCATTGAGAGGGGTCCGAATAACGGCGCGCCCACAGGTCGGCACGCTCACATTGGAGGGAACCGAGGTGGTCGCCAATACGCTGGTGGCGGTTGAGCAGATTGGTGTGGGAGCGTTGGTGTTTGTGCCGGTGGTAGATGGGTATGGGCTGCCGTACACGAGTTTCACCTTTCAGGTGAGCGATGGGACATTGGAGAGCCATTCGTCGGCTACGTTGACGGTTGTTGTGGAATCGGTCAATGACGCCGCTACGGGACAGCCCGAAATCCTCGGGTACATGCAGGTGGGCGAGCCGCTTCGGGTGTCCACGCAAGAGATCACGGATGTGGATGGAACCAGTAACGCAGAGCGAGGCAGTCCGCCTTATAACTACCGCTATCAATGGTTTCGGATGAAGGCGAGGCAGCCGCTTCCGATTTCAGGTGCAGATGCAGACACGTATGTTCCGGTGGCGGCGGATGTAGGTGCACGTCTAGTGGTTCGGGTCCGGTTTCTGGATGACGCGGGATTTTCAGAAGATCTGAGCAGTTCCCCGCGTGAAGTATTGCAAACTGGACGAATCCGTCAGGCGTGGATGGCTCGGTTTGGGCGCGTGGTTGCGGATCAGATTCTGGAGGCAACCGCGTGCGACGGGCGGCAGTCACGCCCTGGCCCCAATGGAGTCTATCTGGCAGGACACCCCGTCGCGCTGTCATCTCTGCCCCACTACGTGCGTCTAAAGCGGAAGGATCTGGATTCGATCGTCCCCAGTAGTGGCGAATCAGGGCCGGTGATGACTCACACGCTGATTCAGCCTAATCTGGTGAGGGGAACATCTTTCCGGCATGTTGGGAATCCGGAAGCAGACCAGGGGGTTACCTTCTGGGGACAGGGAGCCCGCTCGCGGTTCCAAGGTTCAGAAAATGCTTCAAAGATAGACGGGGTAATAACTAGCGGCATGGTGGGGGCAAATTGGCGGCGGCACGGTATCTCACTGGGTGTTCTGGCAAACTATACGAATGCAGACGGAGGCTATGATTTTGGATCGGACAGCGGACAGGTTTCAGGACGACTGACCGGAGTCTATCCGAATGTCTGTTATGTGATCAGTTCCCGTGTACGAGTCTGGGCAGTGACAGGGTATGGACGCGGAGACCTGACGCTGGACGGAGGAGGTGCGCGGCGTTTTCAGAGCCCCCTGCATCTGATGATGGGCGGCGGGGGTGTCTATGGGCGTGTTCGGACGATTGCCAGCCGACTGGAACTGGGGCTACGCTCGGACGCCTTGGTGGTACGAACCACCGCGAGTCAGACCGAGGCACTCTCACGGGATGTTGCCCAGATGACACGCCTGCGTCTGGGGCTCAAAGGAACCGTGCGTGGCATGCAACTAGGGCGTGATGTACGGATTGAGCCCGCCCTGGAGATAGCCGTTCGGCATGACGGAGGAGATGCAGACACGGGCTTCGGGATAGATATGAGCGCGGGACTGGTCGTGTCTACGTCGACTCGGGGGCTGAGCATGGAAGTACAGGCACGCGGCGTATTGACCCATCAAGCACCAGGCCTGCACGAGCAGGGAATGGTGGCGGCAGTCATCTGGGATCCGACCCCTTACTCTGAATCTGGCATCCATGTCCGCCTAGAGCAAACCATGGGCACCGAGGTGTTCGGTGGGACGGACCGCCTCCTGCGGGCAGAAACCCTGGAAACGCATTTCATGGATGCATCGGATTCCGGCAAGTTTGGACCCGGGGACTTCAGGCTGGAAGCAGGCTATGGCTTCAAAGTCCTGAGGGGAAGGCTCGTTACCCAACCAGAAGTTGGCCTTGAATGGCGGGAATCGCGACGAAGGTATCAAATGGGCTGGGAATTCGCATTCGCACACACGAATCCAACTCACCTTCGACTCTTTGTTGGAGCAACCGGACGAGACTCGATGACGGAAAAAACCCAATTCCAGCATCAAATACGCCTGCAATTAAGAAGAATATGGTGA
- a CDS encoding carbon-nitrogen hydrolase family protein — MSDSFLRVASIQMCSGQDIHANLKQAKYLIEDAAEQNAQLVALPENFSYLDREGKKIDAVENLENGPAVQLLRELADSNSIYIVGGTVPLLANERVTNTCLVFGPDGQIIARYDKIHLFDIQLDEAHTFIESRYIEAGKTPVTFEALGATMGLSICYDLRFPELYRILTDRGARVLFVPSAFTWRTGSYHWLALLRARAIENLAYVVAPAQFGRHNAERESFGHSVIIDPWGQILAQAPDRACTIISELNFAYQDQIRDRLPCLNHRRI; from the coding sequence ATGTCAGATTCATTCCTACGTGTTGCCTCGATTCAGATGTGTTCCGGTCAAGATATTCATGCCAATCTGAAACAGGCAAAATATCTCATTGAAGACGCCGCCGAACAGAATGCACAACTTGTGGCCCTTCCCGAAAATTTTTCGTACCTGGACCGGGAGGGCAAAAAGATTGATGCGGTTGAGAATCTTGAAAACGGACCTGCCGTGCAATTACTACGGGAATTGGCTGACTCAAACTCCATCTATATCGTGGGGGGTACAGTACCGCTCTTGGCAAATGAGCGTGTCACGAATACCTGCCTAGTCTTTGGGCCGGATGGTCAGATTATCGCACGTTACGATAAGATTCATCTCTTTGACATCCAGTTGGATGAAGCGCACACATTCATAGAATCTCGTTATATCGAAGCAGGAAAAACTCCCGTTACGTTTGAAGCGCTGGGAGCGACCATGGGGCTCAGTATCTGCTATGACCTGCGCTTCCCTGAACTTTATCGGATCCTGACAGACCGTGGTGCACGGGTTCTCTTCGTACCCTCCGCATTCACGTGGCGCACCGGTTCCTATCACTGGCTGGCCCTGTTGCGGGCCCGTGCAATTGAAAATCTCGCCTATGTCGTTGCACCCGCCCAATTCGGTCGCCATAATGCAGAGCGTGAAAGCTTTGGACACTCCGTGATCATTGACCCATGGGGACAGATTCTTGCACAGGCACCAGACCGGGCGTGTACAATTATCAGCGAACTCAACTTCGCCTACCAAGACCAAATTCGTGACCGCCTTCCCTGCTTAAATCACAGACGCATTTGA